A window from Salvia miltiorrhiza cultivar Shanhuang (shh) chromosome 2, IMPLAD_Smil_shh, whole genome shotgun sequence encodes these proteins:
- the LOC131009711 gene encoding uncharacterized protein LOC131009711, with amino-acid sequence MEVEHLNAPAARVERGGWVCYTRPISVIKKKFKRSNDRCLLNGRIRDYFSVDPVYGPQFFRRRFSMSRELFLRIVNALEVDPYFQQRPDAIGRLSFSPIQKCTAAVRQLAYGTAADCCDEYLRIGETTTLECLKKFCKAVVCIFSSTYLRRPTAVDVQRITAQHEARHGFPGMLGSLDCMHWGWKNCPVAWHGAYTRGDQGEPTIILEAVASQDLWIWHAFFGVAGSNNDINVLHQSTLFNDVLAGHEMAVHFLANNSHHTRGYYLTDGIYPDWPVFVKSFQFSNDEKKRRFKVMQEAARKDVERAFGVLQARWGIIRGPSRLWKAEQMSKVEMQVILTMTTARDQVLLLKHNSILEHHRSSPPIWHGMQA; translated from the coding sequence atggAGGTGGAGCATTTGAACGCTCCTGCTGCGAGGGTGGAGCGAGGAGGATGGGTGTGCTACACGCGCCCCATTTccgtaataaaaaaaaaatttaaacggTCAAATGACCGTTGCCTTCTCAACGGTCGAATTCGCGATTATTTTTCTGTCGATCCTGTTTATGGGCCACAATTCTTTCGCCGTCGATTTAGCATGAGCCGGGAGTTGTTTCTACGCATTGTCAATGCGCTAGAAGTCGATCCTTACTTCCAACAACGTCCGGATGCTATTGGCCGCTTAAGCTTCTCCCCGATCCAGAAGTGCACTGCCGCTGTTCGACAATTGGCATACGGAACTGCTGCTGATTGTTGTGACGAATATCTCCGTATAGGAGAGACGACGACGTTGGAATGCTTGAAGAAATTCTGCAAGGCCGTCGTTTGTATCTTTAGCAGCACGTATTTGAGGCGGCCAACAGCCGTCGATGTGCAACGCATCACTGCACAACACGAAGCCCGCCATGGGTTCCCGGGAATGTTGGGGAGcctagactgcatgcattggggaTGGAAGAATTGCCCCGTGGCTTGGCACGGCGCCTACACTCGAGGGGATCAAGGCGAGCCAACAATTATATTAGAGGCCGTTGCTTCACAAGATTTGTGGATCTGGCATGCATTCTTTGGAGTCGCTGGGtccaacaacgacatcaacgtgctcCACCAGTCCACGCTATTCAACGATGTTTTAGCGGGGCATGAAATGGCTGTGCACTTCCTCGCCAACAATTCTCACCACACTCGAGGATACTACTTAACAGACGGCATCTATCCGGACTGGCCGGTGTTCGTGAAGAGCTTCCAGTTTTCGAACGATGAGAAGAAGCGGAGGTTCAAGGTGATGCAAGAAGCTGCAAGGAAGGATGTGGAACGAGCTTTCGGTGTTCTTCAGGCTCGGTGGGGTATAATCAGAGGACCGTCGCGTTTGTGGAAGGCGGAACAAATGAGTAAGGTGGAAATGCAAGTAATTTTGACGATGACGACGGCGAGGGACCAAGTTCTACTCCTCAAACACAATTCAATTCTGGAGCACCACCGGAGTTCGCCGCCTATTTGGCACGGAATGCAAGCTTGA